One genomic segment of Agromyces intestinalis includes these proteins:
- a CDS encoding LacI family DNA-binding transcriptional regulator: MTPLEGAGTDRPATLADIAAAAGVAVSTVSRALNHPGRVNRVTRERIEQVAAELDYVANGNARALSSGRTRAIAVLIADVANPFYFGVLRGTQQQSRAAGYTQILVDTEESGELEDEVLRRLRRSYDGAVLAASRLSDRRLASLAEEIPIVALNRQTAGVPSVFIDSPSGVEQALEHLVSLGHRRIAYVSGPRTSFSNAGRWRAMRRAGARHGIDPILVGPFSSRQTAGAAAADAVLNSGVTACVAFNDLLAIGMLTRLHERGVHVPGDLSIVGCDDIFGADFCNPPLTTLTAPVEQAGRAAVAMLLARIEDPRRAPGSTTLPTHLTVRASTGPAPAPGPVPRPRSER; this comes from the coding sequence ATGACCCCGCTGGAGGGCGCCGGAACGGACCGGCCGGCCACGCTCGCCGACATCGCGGCTGCTGCCGGCGTCGCCGTCTCCACCGTCTCGCGGGCGCTCAACCATCCGGGTCGCGTGAACCGGGTCACGCGCGAGCGCATCGAGCAGGTCGCGGCCGAGCTCGACTACGTCGCGAACGGCAACGCGCGAGCACTCTCGTCGGGCCGCACGCGCGCCATCGCCGTGCTCATCGCCGACGTCGCGAACCCCTTCTACTTCGGCGTGCTGCGCGGCACCCAGCAGCAGTCGCGCGCTGCGGGCTACACGCAGATCCTGGTCGACACCGAGGAGAGCGGCGAGCTCGAAGACGAGGTGCTGCGGCGCCTCCGGCGCAGCTACGACGGCGCCGTGCTCGCCGCGTCGCGCCTCTCGGATCGACGACTCGCGTCCCTCGCCGAGGAGATCCCGATCGTCGCGCTCAACCGGCAGACCGCCGGGGTGCCGAGCGTCTTCATCGACAGCCCCAGCGGCGTCGAGCAGGCGCTCGAGCACCTCGTGTCGCTCGGGCACCGTCGCATCGCGTACGTTTCGGGCCCGCGCACCTCGTTCTCGAACGCGGGCCGCTGGCGGGCGATGCGCCGCGCGGGTGCCAGGCACGGCATCGATCCGATCCTGGTGGGGCCGTTCTCGTCGCGCCAGACCGCCGGCGCGGCGGCAGCCGATGCCGTGCTGAACTCCGGCGTGACGGCGTGCGTCGCGTTCAACGACCTGCTCGCCATCGGCATGCTCACGCGCCTGCACGAACGCGGGGTGCACGTGCCGGGCGACCTCTCGATCGTCGGCTGCGACGACATCTTCGGGGCCGACTTCTGCAACCCGCCGCTGACCACGCTGACGGCACCGGTCGAGCAGGCCGGCCGCGCCGCCGTGGCGATGCTGCTCGCTCGCATCGAGGACCCGCGTCGGGCGCCCGGGAGCACCACGCTTCCCACCCACCTGACCGTGCGGGCGTCGACCGGCCCGGCACCCGCCCCCGGCCCCGTGCCGCGACCGAGGAGCGAGCGATGA
- a CDS encoding sugar phosphate isomerase/epimerase family protein encodes MSDRPATTWRLTGFGDEIDPDPAVQLAVLQAVGAECIEVRSAWGVNIVDLAPERLDELAGLVAGRGMSVSAIASPVGKAAVELPVEHELERLGRAIAAAHRLDAPYIRVFSFYRAEGRTPADVRDDVLQRMSALARLAERQGVTLVHENEKDIYGDVPERVRDVVESVGSERLRVAWDNANFVQVGVRPYTDGYALLRPHLAYLQVKDAVAATGEVVPAGDGDGELLETVTALRDDGYEGFASLEPHLVVAGHSSGFSGPAGFGRAARAFRALTERIGVGLT; translated from the coding sequence TTGAGCGATCGGCCAGCGACGACGTGGCGCCTGACCGGCTTCGGCGACGAGATCGATCCCGATCCCGCCGTGCAGCTGGCCGTGCTGCAGGCGGTGGGCGCCGAGTGCATCGAGGTGCGCAGCGCCTGGGGCGTCAACATCGTCGACCTCGCGCCCGAGCGCCTCGACGAGCTCGCGGGCCTCGTGGCCGGGCGCGGCATGTCGGTCTCGGCGATCGCCTCGCCGGTGGGCAAGGCCGCGGTCGAACTGCCGGTCGAGCACGAGCTCGAGCGGCTCGGCCGGGCGATCGCGGCCGCGCATCGTCTGGATGCCCCGTACATCCGCGTCTTCTCGTTCTACCGGGCCGAGGGGCGCACGCCCGCCGACGTGCGCGACGACGTGCTCCAGCGCATGTCGGCACTCGCCCGGCTCGCCGAGCGCCAGGGCGTCACGCTCGTGCACGAGAACGAGAAGGACATCTACGGCGACGTGCCCGAGCGGGTGCGCGACGTCGTCGAGTCGGTCGGATCCGAGCGGCTGCGGGTCGCATGGGACAACGCGAACTTCGTGCAGGTCGGCGTGCGCCCGTACACCGACGGGTATGCGCTGCTGCGTCCGCACCTCGCCTACCTGCAGGTCAAGGACGCCGTCGCGGCGACCGGCGAGGTCGTTCCCGCCGGCGACGGCGACGGCGAGCTCCTCGAGACGGTCACCGCGCTCCGCGACGACGGGTACGAGGGCTTCGCGTCGCTCGAGCCGCACCTGGTCGTCGCCGGGCACTCGAGCGGCTTTTCCGGCCCGGCCGGGTTCGGCCGCGCCGCACGCGCGTTCCGCGCACTCACGGAGAGGATCGGGGTCGGCCTGACATGA
- a CDS encoding Gfo/Idh/MocA family protein: MTTTLRAAIVGCGIIGLNHARAIARVDGVDVAVLVDPVAEAAERLADAVVDDLGAPRPEVFPDLADALEQARPDLVVICTPSGMHVEQAAAAVEAGAHVVIEKPLDVDLARARRIERLAADAARDGRLVSVISQHRFDPASVAVARALHAGGLGRVTSAIASVAWWRSQAYYDSGQWRGTWELDGGGALMNQGVHTVDLLLWFLGRPVEVSAQTARLAHERIEVEDVAVATVRFESGALAVLHATTAAYPGTGVRLHVLGSLGSAVIHDDQLEYLHAREDTDVADGAAARNQAAEWVPAGEVAGAAKPADAFVIGHARQYADLVSSIRDGERPGVTVADAVLALAVVRAVYLSARLGRSVLVEDVLAGAYDDEPIAAAPIPGEPADDQHRGAAA; the protein is encoded by the coding sequence ATGACCACGACACTGCGCGCAGCCATCGTCGGCTGCGGAATCATCGGGCTCAACCACGCGAGGGCGATCGCGAGGGTCGACGGCGTCGACGTCGCCGTGCTCGTCGATCCGGTCGCCGAGGCGGCCGAACGACTCGCCGACGCCGTCGTCGACGACCTCGGCGCCCCACGCCCCGAGGTCTTCCCCGATCTCGCCGACGCGCTCGAGCAGGCTCGCCCCGACCTCGTGGTGATCTGCACGCCGAGCGGCATGCACGTCGAGCAGGCCGCCGCGGCGGTCGAGGCCGGTGCGCACGTCGTCATCGAGAAGCCGCTCGATGTCGACCTCGCGCGGGCCAGGCGCATCGAGCGACTCGCCGCCGATGCCGCGCGCGACGGCCGCCTGGTCTCGGTCATCAGCCAGCACCGATTCGACCCGGCCTCGGTCGCGGTCGCCCGGGCCCTGCACGCCGGCGGACTCGGACGCGTCACGAGCGCGATCGCCTCGGTCGCCTGGTGGCGCAGCCAGGCGTACTACGACTCCGGACAATGGCGCGGCACCTGGGAGCTCGACGGCGGCGGCGCGCTCATGAACCAGGGCGTGCACACCGTCGACCTGCTGCTCTGGTTCCTCGGCCGCCCGGTCGAGGTCTCGGCGCAGACCGCCAGGCTCGCCCACGAGCGCATCGAGGTCGAGGACGTCGCGGTCGCGACCGTGCGCTTCGAGTCGGGCGCCCTCGCGGTGCTGCACGCGACGACCGCGGCCTACCCGGGCACCGGCGTGCGGCTCCACGTGCTCGGCTCGCTCGGCTCGGCCGTGATCCACGACGACCAGCTCGAGTACCTCCACGCCCGGGAGGACACGGACGTCGCCGACGGCGCCGCCGCGCGCAACCAGGCGGCCGAGTGGGTGCCGGCCGGCGAGGTGGCCGGCGCGGCCAAGCCCGCCGACGCCTTCGTGATCGGCCATGCCCGTCAGTACGCCGACCTCGTGTCGAGCATCCGCGACGGCGAGCGGCCGGGCGTCACCGTCGCAGACGCGGTGCTCGCGCTCGCCGTGGTGCGCGCGGTCTACCTCTCGGCCCGGCTCGGCCGGTCGGTGCTCGTCGAGGACGTGCTCGCGGGCGCCTACGACGACGAACCCATCGCGGCAGCGCCCATTCCCGGCGAGCCCGCCGACGATCAGCACAGAGGAGCCGCAGCGTGA